One window from the genome of Sulfodiicoccus acidiphilus encodes:
- a CDS encoding bifunctional phosphoglucose/phosphomannose isomerase — protein MRKAEEVQIPSVRAKPLTLYVGLGGSGIAGDMLAGLGLPVVVWRQPNYPTWLKEATLVAVSYSGETSETLQVVSGALEAGAQIIALTSGGRVEKLSKERNIPLIKVPSGLPPRLAFPYLLIPLLRLLNESYSAGIRVEDFREGAERTKEENFRRAKEVATSIYGKIPVIYGSKFLAIAKRMKQQINENAKYPAFYGEVPEIHHNEVEGYARAFPLQPVLIKGGTADEVTAKLLNPIVLEPPTGTLLQQFGALTHLVDLISLYLAEILKEDPYTLWVIPKARELTASLFR, from the coding sequence TTGAGAAAAGCAGAGGAAGTCCAAATACCTTCAGTGAGGGCGAAACCCCTCACTCTCTACGTAGGGCTTGGAGGTAGTGGGATAGCGGGAGACATGCTCGCTGGACTGGGATTACCGGTCGTAGTGTGGAGGCAACCCAATTACCCCACTTGGCTGAAGGAGGCTACCTTGGTGGCAGTGAGCTACTCCGGTGAGACGAGTGAGACTCTCCAAGTGGTTTCTGGAGCTTTGGAGGCTGGAGCCCAGATAATAGCGCTGACCTCGGGCGGGAGAGTAGAGAAGCTCTCCAAGGAGAGAAATATACCGTTGATAAAGGTTCCTTCTGGACTACCACCGAGGCTGGCATTTCCTTACCTCCTTATTCCACTCCTGAGGCTCCTCAATGAGTCGTACTCTGCAGGGATCAGGGTGGAGGACTTCAGAGAAGGAGCTGAGAGAACGAAGGAGGAGAACTTCAGGAGAGCGAAGGAAGTAGCCACATCGATTTACGGTAAGATCCCAGTGATTTACGGCTCGAAGTTCCTGGCAATAGCGAAGAGAATGAAACAGCAGATAAACGAGAACGCGAAATATCCGGCGTTTTATGGGGAGGTCCCCGAAATCCACCACAACGAGGTGGAGGGGTATGCTAGAGCATTCCCTCTACAACCTGTACTCATAAAGGGAGGAACCGCAGACGAGGTGACGGCGAAACTATTGAACCCAATCGTCTTAGAACCTCCTACGGGGACTCTTCTCCAACAATTCGGAGCTCTCACCCACCTTGTAGACCTAATATCGCTCTACTTGGCGGAGATCCTGAAAGAGGATCCCTACACATTATGGGTGATACCTAAAGCGAGGGAACTCACAGCATCGCTTTTTAGGTGA
- the cysS gene encoding cysteine--tRNA ligase codes for MKVSILNTLGKRKEELTTVTPGVVKMYVCGPTVQDLVHLGHGRTFVAFDGVVRYLKMAGYDVIRVQNITDIDDKIISKASQEGRSWEDVADHYSREYLEAMRSLKVGIDMHPKVTKHIGEIVDFVSRLIDKGNAYVAPSGSVYFDVTTYPAYGELSNTKMEEWDQGEEFLKEKRHPYDFALWKSAKPGEPNWDSPWGKGRPGWHIECSTMSSRYLGGKFDIHGGGADLVFPHHENERAQSEALLGSGWVRYWMHASFVTVRKEKMAKSKGNFISIKDALSKWSPSVLRYWFLSTHYRSEVDFSEEALQEASNALNRLKDALAVARSVVRESKGFRASDADVEIQRKIVRLHAEFHERMSDDFDTPGALASIHRVAGVVFSELQGRDNLLGGMLAVNAFREFNQVFGVMDEEFWEGARTAEVIDAVLKVRNVLRERKMFDLSDELRSALAKAGIKVLDGKEGSTWRFE; via the coding sequence ATGAAAGTCAGCATCCTAAACACGCTGGGTAAGAGGAAGGAAGAGCTGACAACCGTTACACCGGGAGTCGTCAAAATGTACGTCTGCGGTCCCACCGTGCAGGACCTAGTCCACCTAGGCCACGGAAGGACATTCGTGGCCTTTGACGGAGTAGTAAGGTACTTGAAAATGGCCGGCTATGACGTGATCAGGGTACAGAACATAACAGACATAGACGACAAGATAATAAGCAAGGCTAGCCAAGAAGGTAGAAGTTGGGAGGATGTGGCCGATCATTATTCCAGAGAGTACCTCGAGGCCATGAGGTCACTGAAAGTGGGGATAGACATGCACCCGAAAGTGACTAAACATATAGGGGAAATTGTGGATTTCGTGTCGAGACTTATCGATAAAGGAAACGCTTACGTCGCCCCCAGTGGAAGTGTGTACTTCGACGTCACTACGTATCCAGCGTACGGGGAGCTCTCCAACACGAAGATGGAAGAGTGGGACCAAGGGGAAGAGTTTCTCAAGGAGAAGAGACATCCTTACGACTTCGCCCTCTGGAAGTCAGCTAAGCCTGGAGAGCCGAACTGGGACTCTCCGTGGGGCAAAGGGAGGCCGGGTTGGCACATTGAGTGCTCCACCATGTCCTCACGTTACCTCGGCGGGAAGTTCGATATACACGGAGGCGGGGCTGATCTGGTATTTCCCCATCACGAGAACGAGAGAGCTCAGTCAGAGGCCCTCCTAGGTTCAGGCTGGGTGAGGTACTGGATGCACGCCTCATTTGTTACGGTACGGAAAGAGAAGATGGCGAAGTCTAAGGGCAACTTCATTTCCATCAAAGATGCCCTGAGTAAGTGGAGTCCTTCGGTGCTCAGGTATTGGTTCCTCTCCACTCACTACAGGTCAGAAGTCGACTTCAGCGAGGAGGCCCTTCAGGAAGCGTCGAATGCGTTGAATAGGCTCAAGGATGCCCTCGCCGTCGCCAGATCTGTAGTGAGAGAGTCCAAGGGATTTAGGGCCTCTGATGCCGATGTGGAGATTCAGAGGAAGATCGTTAGACTTCACGCCGAGTTTCACGAGAGGATGAGTGACGACTTCGACACTCCAGGCGCGCTGGCCTCAATCCATAGGGTGGCTGGAGTAGTCTTTTCTGAGCTCCAAGGGAGAGACAATCTCCTCGGAGGGATGTTGGCAGTTAACGCCTTCAGGGAGTTCAACCAAGTATTCGGAGTGATGGACGAGGAGTTCTGGGAAGGGGCCAGAACTGCAGAGGTGATAGACGCCGTCTTAAAGGTCAGGAACGTTCTCAGGGAGAGGAAGATGTTCGATCTCTCAGACGAATTGAGATCTGCCCTGGCAAAGGCTGGAATTAAGGTGTTAGACGGAAAGGAGGGCTCTACTTGGAGATTCGAGTAA
- a CDS encoding NUDIX hydrolase, translated as MGDPRGKVEYGETLEEAVIRELKEETGLEVKVGELLCVVETLREGYHYVILDFYAEADGDPTPSSDAMEAKFFGLEEAVKLDSTDTTRELLQRLGERKPIFITRISK; from the coding sequence ATGGGCGATCCCAGGGGAAAGGTGGAGTACGGTGAGACCTTGGAGGAGGCTGTCATCAGGGAACTTAAGGAAGAGACTGGACTCGAGGTGAAGGTTGGTGAGCTCCTCTGCGTAGTTGAGACCCTTAGAGAAGGATACCATTACGTCATATTGGACTTCTATGCCGAGGCCGACGGCGACCCCACGCCCTCAAGCGACGCCATGGAGGCTAAGTTCTTCGGATTGGAGGAAGCAGTTAAGCTCGACTCCACCGACACTACTCGGGAACTACTTCAGAGGCTCGGTGAGAGGAAACCCATTTTCATTACTCGAATCTCCAAGTAG
- a CDS encoding NAD-dependent epimerase/dehydratase family protein has protein sequence MRILVTGHKGFIGGHIYDYLEKHGYEVYGYDVGDDLGDSKYDVIIHLAARGLIRLSIEYPYEYFNDNLALTLRFLEIARRNKAIFVFSTSGSVENPTNPYSLAKKHSEEWIRLYDKLYGMKSYILRFYNIYGENSRKGAVYLFTRAALKDEVATVYGNGSHIRDYVYVGDVVKVIKDIIDGRLNPGEYEAGTGMGTSVNDLIELIEEITGKKIKISYKDYILEEAEKLVAKNPIIKNPTPLKEGIKHVMTWILNNDC, from the coding sequence TCATAAAGGTTTCATAGGTGGACATATTTACGATTATCTGGAGAAACATGGCTATGAAGTGTATGGATATGATGTAGGTGATGATTTGGGAGATAGTAAATATGATGTTATTATTCATTTGGCTGCTAGGGGTTTAATAAGACTCTCAATAGAGTACCCTTATGAGTATTTTAATGATAACCTCGCATTAACATTGAGATTTTTAGAAATAGCTAGAAGAAATAAGGCTATATTCGTTTTTTCTACTTCTGGATCTGTTGAAAATCCAACAAACCCATACTCACTTGCAAAGAAACATAGTGAAGAATGGATAAGGCTATACGATAAGCTTTATGGAATGAAATCTTATATTTTAAGGTTTTATAACATTTATGGGGAGAATTCTAGGAAAGGTGCCGTTTATTTATTTACTAGGGCCGCATTAAAGGATGAAGTAGCAACAGTCTATGGTAACGGTTCCCACATCAGAGATTACGTTTATGTGGGAGATGTTGTGAAAGTAATAAAAGATATTATTGATGGTAGACTAAATCCTGGAGAATATGAAGCAGGTACTGGAATGGGAACATCAGTAAACGATCTCATCGAGCTAATAGAAGAAATAACAGGAAAAAAAATAAAAATATCATATAAAGATTACATACTAGAAGAAGCCGAAAAACTAGTGGCCAAAAACCCTATCATAAAGAACCCAACGCCACTTAAAGAAGGCATCAAGCACGTAATGACATGGATATTGAATAATGACTGTTAA